Proteins encoded in a region of the Macaca mulatta isolate MMU2019108-1 chromosome X, T2T-MMU8v2.0, whole genome shotgun sequence genome:
- the LOC707429 gene encoding LOW QUALITY PROTEIN: putative BMP-2-inducible kinase-like protein (The sequence of the model RefSeq protein was modified relative to this genomic sequence to represent the inferred CDS: inserted 1 base in 1 codon; substituted 2 bases at 2 genomic stop codons) encodes MIAPSPKSSEEEEQEDEEVLQGEQGNFNDDDNEPENLGHRPLLMDSEDEEEEEKRSSDSDYEQAKAKYSDMSPVYRDKSGSGPTQDLNTILLTSAQLSSDVGVQTPKQEFDIFGAIPFFAVCAQQPQQXKNEKNLPQHRFPAAGLQQEEFDVFTKAPFSKKVKVQECHAVGPETHPKSIDVFGSSPFQPFLTSTSKSESNEDLFGLVPFEEITGSQQQKVKQRSLQKLSSRQRRTKQDMSKSNGKGHHSTPTSTKTLKPTYRTPERARRHKKVGRRDSQSSNEFLTISDSKENTGVAETDGKDRGNVLXLEESLLDPFGAKPFHPPDLSWHPPHQGLSDIRADHNTVLPGRPRQNSLHGSFHSADVLKMDDFGAMPFTELVVQSITPHQSQQSXPIELYPLGAAPFPSKQ; translated from the exons ATGATTGCCCCTTCTCCTAAGAGCAGTGAAGAGGAAGAGCAAGAGGATGAAGAAGTTCTTCAGGGAGAACAAGGAAATTTTAATGATGATGATAACGAACCAGAAAATCTGGGTCACAGGCCTCTCCTCATGGATTctgaagatgaggaagaagaggagaaacgTAGCTCTGATTCTGATTATGAGCAGGCTAAAGCGAAGTACAGTGACATGAGCCCTGTCTACAGAGACAAATCTGGCAGTGGACCAACCCAAGATCTTAATACAATACTCCTCACCTCAGCCCAGTTATCCTCTGATGTTGGAGTGCAGACTCCTAAACAGGAGTTCGATATATTTGGCGCCATCCCCTTCTTTGCAGTGTGTGCTCAACAGCCCCagc gaaagaatgaaaagaaccTCCCTCAACACAGGTTTCCTGCTGCGGGACTCCAGCAGGAGGAATTCGATGTATTCACAAAGGCGCCTTTTAGCAAGAAGGTGAAAGTACAAGAATGCCATGCGGTGGGGCCTGAGACACATCCCAAAAGCATAGATGTATTTGGCTCCTCCCCATTTCAGCCCTTCCTCACATCAACAAGTAAAAGTGAAAGCAACGAGGACCTTTTTGGGCTTGTGCCCTTTGAGGAAATAACGGGGAGCCAGCAGCAAAAAGTCAAACAGCGCAGCTTACAGAAACTGTCCTCTCGCCAAAGGCGCACAAAGCAGGATATGTCCAAAAGTAATGGGAAGGGGCATCATAGCACGCCAACTAGTACAAAGACTTTGAAGCCTACCTACCGCACTCCAGAGAGGGCTCGCAGGCACAAAAAAGTGGGTCGCCGAGACTCTCAAAGCAGCAATGAATTTTTAACCATCTCAGACTCCAAGGAGAACACTGGTGTTGCAGAGACTGATGGGAAAGATAGGGGGAATGTCTTATAACTCGAGGAGAGCCTGTTGGACCCCTTCGGTGCCAAGCCCTTCCATCCTCCAGACCTGTCATGGCACCCTCCACATCAGGGCCTGAGTGACATCCGTGCTGATCACAATACTGTCCTGCCAGGGCGGCCAAGACAAAATTCACTACATGGGTCATTCCATAGTGCAGATGTATTGAAAATGGATGATTTTGGTGCCATGCCCTTTACAGAACTTGTGGTGCAAAGCATCACTCCACATCAGTCCCAACAGTCCTAACCAATCGAATTATACCCACTTGGTGCTGCCCCATTTCCTTCTAAACAGTAG